Within Deinococcus actinosclerus, the genomic segment TGCTGATGTCCAGCACGCCCAGCAGCGCGCCCGTACCGGTGTCGCGGATCGGACTGGAGTAACACACCCAGTCGTGCACGGTCTGCACGTAGTGCTCGGCGCTGAACACCCGCACCGGCTGGCGCGTGCGCAGCGACAGCGCCAGCGCGTTCGTGCCCACGCTGCCCTCGCCCCACTGGCCGCCCGGCACGAAATTCACGCTGCGGGCCAGCCCGGTCATGCGTTCGCTCCCCTGCGTCCACAGCAGCGTGCCGTCCACGTCCCCCACCGCCACGATCAGGTCGGCCTCCTCGGCCAGGCGGCGCAGCTCCGGGATCAGGCCGCGCACGCCGTACTTCAGCGGGCTCTCCTGCCAGGCGTGCTGCACGTCCGCCTCGGCCTTCACGGGCGCGCTGACCCGTTCGGGCGGCACGGTCAGCGACGAGCGTGCCCACGACGCCGCGACCTCCTGCGTGACGGGCGTGTCGGCGGGCGCCGGTGGGTCCGCCGGGGCGGGCGCCGGGTGCCGGGACACGAAACGGTGCCAGGCGCGGATCAGGTGCTGCCGTTCCAGCGTCAATCTGTCGTTCATGGCGCGTCCTCGTGAGGCGGCCAGCGCCGCGCGGAGTCGGGGCGGCCCACGGCGGGGCGCAGTGGGGCGGCGAACAGCGGATGATGCCCCACGCTAGCACTTCCGCTGCGCCGGGGGGAGGCGCGGCTCGGGACGCGTCTGCACACCCCGGCGGGGGAGGGGGGCGCCTGGGCGCGGGCGGGGTGGAGGGCGAGTGTGCCCCGCCACGCACCCTTTTCCAACCTTGGTGTGTTTAGATGGAGTCGGTCAGACAACTCAGCTTCCAGCCCTCTGGAACCCCTTCATTCCACCCCACCCGTGGGAGGCCCGCATGAACGTCACCCTGACAGTGAACGGCAAGACCTACACCCGTGACGTGGAGCCCAGGACGCTCCTCGTCCACTTCGTCCGCGAGGACCTCGGCCTGACCGGCACGCACGTCGGCTGCGACACCAGCCAGTGCGGCGCGTGCACCGTGCACGTGAACGGCGACGCCGTCAAGAGCTGCACCCTCCTGGCCGTCCAGGCGCAGGGCGCCGACGTCACGACCATCGAGGGCCTCGGCACGCCCGGCGACCTGCACCCCCTCCAGACCGGCTTCTGGGAGGAACACGGCCTCCAGTGCGGGTTCTGCACGCCCGGCATGATCATGGCCTCCGCCGAACTCCTCAAGCACAACCCCAACCCCAGCGAGGACCAGATCCGCCACCACCTGGAAGGGAACTACTGCCGCTGCACCGGGTACCACAACATCGTCAAGGCCGTGCAGCACGCCGCCGGTGCCATGCAGGGCGCCTCGCAGGCCGCCGACGACTGACCTGGGCCGAGGGTCGAACGGTCACAGTGTCCAGAACCGGACTCCGCTGATCCTTTTTGACCTTCAGACGCCTGGCCCCTCAGATTCACTGCTCTTCTCCACAGCCCAGGGAGGCATCACCCCATGAGCGAGACCCGGACGGACAAGTATTTCGGTCAGGCCCTCAAGCGCAAGGAGGACCCGCGCTTCATCACCGGCACCGGCAACTACACCGACGACATGGTGCTGCACGGCATGGTGCACGCCGCGATGGTGCGCAGCCCCTACGCACACGCGAAGATCACGGGCATCAACACCGACTCGGTGAAGGACATGCCGGGCGTCCTGCGCGTGCTGACCGGGCAGGACGTGCAGGAGGCCGGGCTGGGCAGCATCCCGGTCGGCTGGCTGCTCCCGGACCTGAAGACGCCCGCGCATCCCGCCATCGCCCTGAACGAAGCGAACCATGTCGGCGACATCGTGGCGGTCGTGATCGCCGAGACGCGCGCGCAGGCCGAGGACGCCGCCGCCGCGCTGGAAGTCGATTACGACGCCCTGCCCGCCGTGGCGACCACCCACGCCGCGCTGGCCGACGGCGCGCCCCTGGTGCACGACGACGTGCCCGGGAACGTCGCCTTCCACTGGGAGATCGGCGACGAGGCCGCCACCACCGAGGCCTTCAAGGGCGCGGCCCGCACCGTCCGCGTGAAACTGCGTAACCACCGGCTGGTCGCCAACCCCATCGAGCCGCGCAGCAGCCTCGCGCAGTTCACCCCGGCGGGCGGCGACTACCTGCTGTACACCACCAGCCAGAACCCCCACATTCACCGCCTGATCCTCGCGGCGTTCGTGATGAGCATCCCCGAACACAAGCTGCGCGTGATCAGCCCCGACGTGGGCGGCGGCTTCGGCACGAAGATCTTCCAGTACCAGGAAGAGGTCATCGTGCTGCTCGCCTCACGCCTGATCGGCCGCCCCGTCAAGTGGACCGCGCGGCGCAGCGAGGCCTTCGTCAGCGACGCGCAGGGCCGCGACCACGACACCGAGGCCGAACTGGCCGTCAGCGAGGACGGCAAGATCCTGGGCTTCCGCGTAAATACCCACGCGAACCTCGGCGCGTACCAGACGCTCTTCGCGCCCGCCGTGCCCACGTACCTGTACGGCACGCTGCTGAACGGCGTGTACAAGATGCCCGCCATTCACGCCAAGGTCACGGGCGTCATGACGAACACCGTGCCCGTGGACGCCTACCGCGGCGCGGGCCGCCCCGAGGCCACGTACCTCATCGAACGGATCGTGGACATGGCCGCGCACGAACTGAACCTCGACCCGGCCGAATTCCGCCGCCAGAACTTCATCCAGCCCGACGAGTTCCCCTACCAGACCCCGGTGGCGCTCGTGTATGACAGCGGCGACTACGAACCCGCGCTGGATCAGGCCATGCAGATGATGAACTACGCCGCGCTGCGCGAGGAACAGGCCCGCATGAAAGGCGGAAAGAAGATTCTGGGCGTGGGCCTGATCTCCTTCCTGGAAGCCTGCGGCTTGGCGCCCAGCGCCCTGGTCGGGCAGCTCGGCGCGCAGGCCGGACAGTGGGAATCGAGCCTCGTGCGCGTGCACCCCACCGGGAAGGTCGAACTGTACACCGGCAGCCACAGCCACGGGCAGGGCCACGAGACGGCCTTCCCGCAGATCGCCGCCGACGAACTCCAGATTCCCATTGAGGACATCGAACTCATCCACGGGGATACCGGCCGCATGCCCTACGGCTGGGGCACCTACGGCAGCCGCTCGGCGGCCGTGGGCGGCAGCGCCCTGAAACTCGCGCTGCAGAAGATCACCGCCAAGATGAAGAAGATCGCCGCGCACCTCCTGGAAGCCAGCGAGGACGACATTGAGCACGAGGGCGGCGTGTTCCGCATCAAGGGCGCGCCGGACAAGAGCAAGACCTTCTTCGACATCGCGCTGATGGCCCACCTCGCGCACAACTACCCCGCTGACCTCGAACCCGGCCTGGAAGCCACCGCCTTCTACGACCCGAAGAACTTCGTGTACCCCTTCGGGACGCACATCGCTGTCGTGGAGATCGACACCGACACCGGCCACGTGAAACTGCGCGGCTACGGCAGCGTGGACGACTGCGGCCCCCTCATCAACCCCCTGATCGCCGAGGGACAGGTGCACGGCGGCGTCGCGCAGGGCATGGGCCAGGCGCTGCTGGAAGAAGCCGCGTACGACGAGGACGGCAACCTGCTGGCCGGGACGTACATGGAGTACGCCATGCCCCGCGCGGACGACGTGCCGTTCATCCAGCACGGCCACACCGTCACCCCCAGCCCCCACAACCCCCTGGGCGTCAAGGGCATCGGCGAGGCCGGCACGATCGCCAGCACCGCCGCCGTCGCCAACGCCGTCATGGACGCCCTGTGGCACGAGGCGGGCATCGCGCACCTCGATATGCCCTACACCGCCGAGAAGGTCTGGCGCGCCCTGAAAGACGCGCGGGCCAGCCAGCTGCAGGCCGCCGACGACTGAAACGTCGATGGGAGAAGGCTGATGAAAACCGCCAACCTTCTCCATCAACGGTCACCTTTCACCCATCACCCCCATCCCGGAGGGATATATGTATCCAGCCAGTTTCGAGTACCACAAGGCCGAGAGTGTCGATCAGGCCCTGGCCGCGCTTGCCGAGAATCCTGACCTGAAGGTCATCGCGGGGGGGCACAGCCTGCTGCCCGCCATGAAGCTCCGGCTGGCGCAGCCGCCCGCGCTGCTGGACATCTGGGGCATCCAGGAGATGAAGGGCATCCGGCGGGACGGGGACCACTGGGTGGTCGGCGCCATGACCACCCACGCGGACGTGCTGCGCAGCGACCTGCCGCTGTTTCCCGAGGTGGCCGGCTGGGTGGGCGACCCGATGGTGCGCAACCGCGGCACCATCGGCGGCAGCCTGGCGCACGCCGACCCCAGCGCCGACTACCCCGCCGCCGCCCTGGCCCTGGGTGTGGAATTCGTCATCCGCGGCCTCGGTGGGGAGCGCACCGTGCACGCCGACGACATGTTCCAGGGCATGTTCGAGAGTGCCGTGCAGCCCGGCGAGCTCCTGACCCACATCCGCATTCCCGCCACCACCCAGGCGAGCGCGTACGAGAAGTTCCGTCACCCCGCCAGCCACTACGCCGTCGTGGGCGTGGCCGTGGTGCGGCACGCGGACGGCAGCGTGCGCGCCGCGTACACCGGCGCGGCCGAGAAGGCGCACCGCCTGACGAAACTGGAGGACGCCGTGAACGGCTCGCAGGCGGTCCCCACCGGACTGGTGGACGCGGGCGACCTTCTCGGGGACCGCTTCGCCAGCGCCGAGTACCGCGCGCACCTCGTGGACGTCCTCTCGGCGCGCGCGGTCGAACGCCTCGGCTGAGCTCCACAGTGGCGCCCACTCCCGCTCGTGGAGTGGGCGCCCAGCGTTCCAGCCGCTACTGGATCAGGCCTGCCACGCCGTTGATCGTCACCGCGATGATCACCGTCCCGAACACGAACGACAGCAGCGCGTGCCCCAGCAGCAGGCGGCGCATGGCGCGGGTATTCAGGTTCGTGTCGCTCACCTGATACGTCATGCCGATGGTGACGCTCAGGTACGCGAAATCCCAGTAGGTGGGCTCCTCCAGGTTGCCCTCCCCGTGAGGGAACAGCACGCCGCGTCCATCCCGGTAGTAGCGCCGGGCGTAGTGCAGGGTGTACTCGGTCTGCACGAGCAGCCAGCTCGTGGCGACCGTCCCCACCGCCAGGGCCGTGAGCAGCAGCTCCCGGGTGCCCCTGGCGTCGTGCGCGTCGGACAGCAGGAACACCACCCCGATCAGGCTCACCAGGGCGGCCGTCATGGTGATCGTCCCGGCCAGCGCCCGGCTGTCATCCTCGCGCGTGGCGAGTTCGCGCGTGCGGGCCGGCCCCGCTCGCATCATGAGCGGCCACAGCTGCGCCATGACCGACAGCGTGAAGACGTTCCAGCCCAGCAGGATCCGCGCCTCCGGCGGCCAGCCGCGGGGTGTGGCGAGACCGACCAGCAGGCCCGCCACGAGACCGATGAGCAGGCGGCGGGCAGCGTGGCGGGGACGCCGGGCGGTGGGGGTCATGCGCGGAGCCTACACCGCAGGATTGTCATCCGGCGCTCGTGAAGCGTTCATGGGCGCTGGCTACCGTGGGAAGGATGAAACGAGTGATCTTGGCCGCCGCTGGACTGATGCTGGGCGTGGCGAGCGCCGCGACGCCACCCGTGCAGGTGAACTACCGCGTCTACCAGTACGCCTGCACGGGCGGGCAGAACGTCAGCGTGTACTACGTGCAGTTCGGGGATCAGCCCATGTTCGCCGTACTGGACTGGAAGGGCCAGAAGTACGGGCTGGCGCAGGCCATCAGCGCCAGCGGCGCCCGCTACGCCAGCCTGAACGGCCCCGCCGGCGCGCGCGGCGGCCTGCAGTGGTGGGAGCACCAAGGTACGGCGGAACTCAGCACCTTCACCGGGAACAGCACCACCACCACGAAAACCCTGCTGACCGGTTGCAAGACCCCGACCCGCTGAACGGCATCACCACGGCCAGAGGTGCGGAGGGCGATTCGCACCTCTGAAGACCCTTAGTCCGCGTTGGCCTGGGCCAGCAGCGCCTCGATCTCCTTGATGCCGGGCTGCTGCGCCAAGATGCGCTGCGCGATCTCCCGGGTGCGCTCGGCCTGCCCGGTGCGGTTCCAGGCCAGCAGCGCCCCCTGACGGTACCAGTGGTACTGGAGGGGCACGCCGATCTGCACGGCCCGGTCGAAAGCCTGCGCGGCGTCCTGCGGCTGCCCGAGGGCCAGTCGCGCCTGCCCCAGGCCCCACCAGTCGAACGCGGTCGCGCCGCCCTTCCGGGTGCGGGCCTGCATCTCGTCACGCAGGCGCGTCCAGTTCGCGGCCTCGTCCCAGTCTCTGCCCAGCAG encodes:
- a CDS encoding (2Fe-2S)-binding protein, whose translation is MNVTLTVNGKTYTRDVEPRTLLVHFVREDLGLTGTHVGCDTSQCGACTVHVNGDAVKSCTLLAVQAQGADVTTIEGLGTPGDLHPLQTGFWEEHGLQCGFCTPGMIMASAELLKHNPNPSEDQIRHHLEGNYCRCTGYHNIVKAVQHAAGAMQGASQAADD
- a CDS encoding xanthine dehydrogenase family protein molybdopterin-binding subunit, producing the protein MSETRTDKYFGQALKRKEDPRFITGTGNYTDDMVLHGMVHAAMVRSPYAHAKITGINTDSVKDMPGVLRVLTGQDVQEAGLGSIPVGWLLPDLKTPAHPAIALNEANHVGDIVAVVIAETRAQAEDAAAALEVDYDALPAVATTHAALADGAPLVHDDVPGNVAFHWEIGDEAATTEAFKGAARTVRVKLRNHRLVANPIEPRSSLAQFTPAGGDYLLYTTSQNPHIHRLILAAFVMSIPEHKLRVISPDVGGGFGTKIFQYQEEVIVLLASRLIGRPVKWTARRSEAFVSDAQGRDHDTEAELAVSEDGKILGFRVNTHANLGAYQTLFAPAVPTYLYGTLLNGVYKMPAIHAKVTGVMTNTVPVDAYRGAGRPEATYLIERIVDMAAHELNLDPAEFRRQNFIQPDEFPYQTPVALVYDSGDYEPALDQAMQMMNYAALREEQARMKGGKKILGVGLISFLEACGLAPSALVGQLGAQAGQWESSLVRVHPTGKVELYTGSHSHGQGHETAFPQIAADELQIPIEDIELIHGDTGRMPYGWGTYGSRSAAVGGSALKLALQKITAKMKKIAAHLLEASEDDIEHEGGVFRIKGAPDKSKTFFDIALMAHLAHNYPADLEPGLEATAFYDPKNFVYPFGTHIAVVEIDTDTGHVKLRGYGSVDDCGPLINPLIAEGQVHGGVAQGMGQALLEEAAYDEDGNLLAGTYMEYAMPRADDVPFIQHGHTVTPSPHNPLGVKGIGEAGTIASTAAVANAVMDALWHEAGIAHLDMPYTAEKVWRALKDARASQLQAADD
- a CDS encoding FAD binding domain-containing protein; translated protein: MYPASFEYHKAESVDQALAALAENPDLKVIAGGHSLLPAMKLRLAQPPALLDIWGIQEMKGIRRDGDHWVVGAMTTHADVLRSDLPLFPEVAGWVGDPMVRNRGTIGGSLAHADPSADYPAAALALGVEFVIRGLGGERTVHADDMFQGMFESAVQPGELLTHIRIPATTQASAYEKFRHPASHYAVVGVAVVRHADGSVRAAYTGAAEKAHRLTKLEDAVNGSQAVPTGLVDAGDLLGDRFASAEYRAHLVDVLSARAVERLG
- a CDS encoding DUF1345 domain-containing protein, yielding MTPTARRPRHAARRLLIGLVAGLLVGLATPRGWPPEARILLGWNVFTLSVMAQLWPLMMRAGPARTRELATREDDSRALAGTITMTAALVSLIGVVFLLSDAHDARGTRELLLTALAVGTVATSWLLVQTEYTLHYARRYYRDGRGVLFPHGEGNLEEPTYWDFAYLSVTIGMTYQVSDTNLNTRAMRRLLLGHALLSFVFGTVIIAVTINGVAGLIQ
- a CDS encoding MliC family protein, with product MKRVILAAAGLMLGVASAATPPVQVNYRVYQYACTGGQNVSVYYVQFGDQPMFAVLDWKGQKYGLAQAISASGARYASLNGPAGARGGLQWWEHQGTAELSTFTGNSTTTTKTLLTGCKTPTR